The following are from one region of the Rhinoraja longicauda isolate Sanriku21f chromosome 33, sRhiLon1.1, whole genome shotgun sequence genome:
- the det1 gene encoding DET1 homolog, with protein sequence MDDDDPTIKPRRIENQNVVYRLERRRMHSGRPGAHWYMVRCLHQNVFPNFTVVNVEKPPCFLRKFSPDGRYFIAFSLDQTSLEIYEYQGCQAAEDLLQGHDGEIMLNGTGDLQSVNVRGKLFERFFVLLHVTSVASNGEHLNRECSLFTDDCRYVIVGSAAYLPEEPHPLFFEVYRNNESVTPNPRSPLEDYSLHIIDLHTGSLCDTRSFKCDKIILSHNQGLYLYKNILAILSVQHQTIHVFQVTPEGTFIDVRTIGRFCYEDDLLTISAVYPEVQGDTQNATSRPFKEKTLNSLKHRLLVYLWQRAEHDGSAAAKRRFFQYFDQLQQLRMWKMQLLDENHLLIKYTSEDVVTLRVTDPSQPSFFVVYNMVTTRVLAVFENTCDELLQLFENFCDLYRNATLHSEAVQFPCSASSNNFARQIQRRFKDTIVNAKYGGHTEAVRRLLGQLPISAQSYSSSPYLDLSLFSYDDKWVSVMERPKTCGDHPIRFYARDSGLLKFKIQAGLLGRPVNHTVRRLVAFTFHPFEPFAISVQRTNAEYVVSFHMRHTCV encoded by the exons ATGGATGATGATGACCCGACCATCAAGCCTCGTCGGATTGAGAACCAGAATGTGGTTTACCGGCTGGAGCGGCGGCGCATGCACTCGGGCAGGCCGGGTGCCCACTGGTACATGGTGCGATGCCTGCACCAGAACGTCTTCCCCAACTTCACCGTGGTCAACGTGGAAAAGCCCCCCTGCTTCCTGCGCAAGTTCTCCCCGGATGGACGCTACTTCATCGCCTTCTCCCTGGACCAGACCTCGCTGGAGATCTACGAGTACCAGGGCTGCCAGGCGGCCGAGGACCTCCTGCAGGGGCATGATGGGGAGATCATGCTGAACGGCACTGGCGACCTGCAGTCGGTCAACGTCCGCGGCAAGCTCTTCGAGCGCTTCTTCGTGCTGCTGCACGTCACCAGCGTGGCGTCGAACGGGGAGCACCTGAACCGCGAGTGCAGTCTGTTCACTGACGACTGCCGGTACGTGATCGTTGGGTCGGCCGCCTACCTCCCCGAGGAGCCCCACCCTCTCTTCTTCGAGGTTTATCGTAACAACGAGTCGGTCACGCCGAACCCTCGCTCTCCGCTGGAAGATTACTCCCTGCACATCATTGATCTGCACACAGGGAGCCTCTGCGATACACGATCCTTCAAGTGTGACAAGATCATTCTCTCGCACAACCAGGGGCTTTACCTGTATAAAAACATCCTGGCCATTCTCTCTGTGCAGCATCAGACCATCCACGTGTTTCAGGTCACGCCCGAGGGGACCTTCATTGATGTTCGCACCATCGGGCGGTTCTGCTACGAAGATGACCTCCTCACCATCTCTGCGGTGTACCCAGAGGTGCAGGGCGACACACAGAACGCCACCTCGCGGCCCTTCAAGGAGAAGACGCTGAACTCGCTGAAGCACCGGCTGCTGGTGTACCTGTGGCAGAGAGCGGAGCACGATGGCAGCGCCGCGGCCAAGCGCCGCTTCTTCCAGTACTTCGACCAGCTGCAGCAGCTGCGCATGTGGAAGATGCAGCTGCTGGATGAGAACCATCTCCTGATCAAGTACACAAGCGAGGACGTGGTGACACTCCGGGTCACGGATCCTTCTCAG CCATCGTTCTTTGTTgtttataacatggtgaccactcGGGTCCTGGCTGTGTTTGAGAATACTTGCGACGAGCTTCTACAACTGTTTGAGAATTTCTGCGACCTCTATCGAAATGCCACCCTGCACAGTGAAGCAGTCCAGTTTCCCTGCTCTGCATCCAGCAACAACTTTGCCAGGCAGATCCAGCGAAG GTTTAAAGACACTATTGTGAATGCCAAATATGGGGGTCACACTGAGGCGGTGAGGCGGCTGCTTGGGCAGCTCCCCATCAGTGCACAGTCGTACAGCAGCAGCCCATACCTTGATCTCTCCCTCTTCAGCTACGATGACAAGTGGGTCTCAGTGATGGAGCGGCCAAAGACTTGCGGGGATCACCCCATCAG GTTTTATGCCCGTGATTCGGGCCTACTGAAATTCAAAATCCAAGCAGGGCTGCTGGGCCGGCCGGTGAACCACACAGTGAGGCGCCTCGTGGCTTTCACGTTTCATCCTTTCGAACCATTTGCCATATCAGTACAGAGGACCAATGCGGAGTACGTGGTCAGCTTTCACATGCGCCACACGTGCGTGTGA